In one Streptomyces venezuelae genomic region, the following are encoded:
- a CDS encoding ATP-binding protein, with the protein MWGQAPEYRDLFVGRTREQDELVSALPSHRLISITGAAGVGKTRLVAHTLHSRLPETASVGRVGWADLGALTDARGLLGAVAQAVGFADHTSRPPLDALSCWLADREVLLVLDSCEHLVAACRELTADLLTTCPGLTVVTTSRQRLGSAGEAVIDIGPLPHGRGDSDAFTLLIERALAVAPALSVRHPRQDEDLTSICTLLEGMPLALELAAGQLMHRPVEELSATLRRQHEGLTAAWPRWPRRHRSLRTAIGWSHELCAPLERLLWARLSVFRGTFDEDAARAVCSGGPLSAGAVPSALAGLVAKSVVRQETDGRLRLPASVREYGWMWLGELHQRRPLQDRHAEHFLTLARSADAGWPGAGQAGWYQRIGSAHADLRAALDHLMAVDTDRAAELAGLVGFFWSCCGHLREARSYLEQLLPLCRTHSRARARAQWALGFAVALQGEHSRAAALGRRCARDARFSGTAEEQLAAAYLLGITHLLSGEAHEAYTVAQAALQQACDPPAASPSVLRCRLVRVFALTSLGRLDEAARAASVLRADCAAREECWTRAYTDYQLALIALAQGDPATAGAHVRAMLAGKRRLGDSFGIALGLDLLAAAAAAEGDGTAAALISGAGETYWRSVGHSQRGMPELRDVRAACWATARAAVGDGLFEQAYGQGIQADPVSIVALAVEGRLPGGA; encoded by the coding sequence ATGTGGGGCCAAGCACCTGAATACCGTGACCTCTTCGTCGGGCGTACGAGGGAACAGGACGAGCTCGTCTCCGCGCTGCCCTCGCACCGGCTGATCAGCATCACGGGTGCCGCCGGCGTCGGCAAGACCCGGCTCGTCGCGCACACGTTGCACTCCCGGCTGCCGGAGACCGCCTCTGTCGGCCGTGTCGGCTGGGCCGACCTCGGTGCCCTGACCGATGCCCGGGGTCTGCTCGGGGCGGTGGCGCAGGCGGTCGGGTTCGCCGACCACACCTCCAGGCCTCCTCTCGATGCCCTGAGCTGCTGGCTGGCCGACCGGGAGGTACTCCTGGTCCTGGACTCCTGCGAGCACCTTGTCGCCGCCTGCCGTGAGCTGACAGCCGATCTGCTGACCACGTGCCCCGGCCTCACCGTCGTGACCACCAGCAGGCAACGACTGGGCAGTGCGGGGGAAGCCGTCATCGACATCGGCCCGCTGCCCCACGGCCGCGGCGACAGTGACGCGTTCACCCTCCTCATCGAACGGGCCCTCGCCGTGGCCCCCGCCCTGAGCGTGCGACACCCGCGGCAGGACGAGGACCTCACCTCGATCTGCACCCTGCTGGAGGGCATGCCGCTGGCTCTCGAACTGGCCGCGGGACAACTGATGCACCGCCCCGTGGAGGAGCTGTCCGCCACCTTGCGCAGACAGCACGAGGGCCTGACGGCCGCCTGGCCCCGCTGGCCCCGGCGGCACCGTTCGCTGCGCACCGCCATCGGCTGGAGCCACGAACTGTGCGCCCCACTGGAGCGGTTGCTCTGGGCACGGCTGTCCGTCTTTCGCGGCACGTTCGACGAGGACGCCGCGCGCGCGGTCTGCTCCGGTGGACCGCTTTCCGCCGGTGCCGTCCCATCGGCCCTGGCCGGGCTGGTGGCCAAGTCGGTGGTCAGGCAGGAAACGGACGGCCGGCTGCGACTGCCGGCGAGCGTGCGGGAGTACGGCTGGATGTGGCTGGGTGAACTCCACCAACGCCGGCCGCTCCAGGACCGGCACGCCGAGCACTTCCTCACGCTGGCGCGCTCCGCCGACGCCGGCTGGCCCGGAGCGGGCCAGGCCGGCTGGTATCAGCGCATCGGCTCGGCCCATGCCGATCTGCGCGCGGCGCTGGACCATCTCATGGCCGTCGACACCGACCGCGCGGCGGAACTCGCGGGCCTGGTCGGCTTCTTCTGGAGCTGCTGCGGCCACCTGCGCGAGGCGCGCTCCTACTTGGAACAGCTGCTGCCGCTCTGCCGTACCCACAGCCGCGCCCGGGCCAGGGCGCAATGGGCGCTGGGCTTCGCGGTCGCCCTGCAGGGAGAGCACTCCCGGGCGGCAGCACTGGGGCGCCGCTGCGCACGGGACGCGCGGTTCTCGGGCACCGCGGAGGAGCAGCTCGCGGCGGCCTACCTGCTCGGCATCACACATCTGCTCTCCGGCGAGGCGCACGAGGCGTACACCGTGGCACAAGCAGCGCTCCAGCAGGCCTGCGATCCGCCCGCCGCCTCGCCTTCCGTCCTGCGGTGCCGTCTGGTGCGGGTGTTCGCCCTCACCAGCCTGGGCCGCCTCGACGAAGCGGCCCGTGCGGCCTCCGTCCTGCGGGCGGACTGCGCCGCACGGGAGGAGTGCTGGACCCGGGCCTACACCGACTATCAGCTCGCCCTCATCGCCCTCGCCCAGGGCGACCCGGCCACGGCGGGCGCGCACGTCCGAGCGATGCTGGCGGGCAAGCGCCGCCTGGGTGACAGCTTCGGCATCGCACTGGGCCTCGACCTGCTGGCTGCGGCGGCAGCGGCCGAGGGAGACGGCACGGCAGCGGCGCTGATCTCTGGGGCCGGGGAGACGTACTGGCGCTCCGTGGGCCACAGCCAGCGCGGCATGCCCGAGCTGCGCGACGTACGCGCGGCCTGCTGGGCGACGGCCCGCGCGGCGGTGGGCGACGGCCTCTTCGAGCAAGCCTACGGACAGGGCATACAGGCCGACCCCGTCTCCATCGTGGCGCTGGCGGTCGAAGGGCGGCTGCCCGGCGGAGCGTGA
- a CDS encoding M12 family metallopeptidase, with product MTDTGNQPEDASANQPERASETQPENASTNQLENSRERSPEHGAEEQAGGTVVRTALITGETFGIRAVQYTVVDGQGIVEGDIILGRDEDLQRRTAELREAAAEGAVGVGDGILPGSTVDLTKRGAVQPAEIVVPSQGKRWPGGVVPFLLDDSLTPAARTAIQQAIDHWHDRTRLALRPRTDTDAAWVNFRDAAGCASSIGRQGGGQDVKIGAGCGTGGTIHEVGHAVGLWHEQSREDRDLFISVIWQNIESDQTHNFEQHISDGDDVGPYDYGSIMHYGPRAFGIVNPATGLRKTTIVAEQNLPPGVSMGQRDGLSVGDRGAVATMYAGVYPATRNVWPGRFQGQASTDLLYYSPARRHWFLGRTTAGTLDFIDVGDTSGFGDSMDGRPFWTGDFTGGGRTEIMFHYPGDQNWWLGTITNGQLNWSLVGNTAGFGDVTRNPFWTGDFLGNGRTHLLFHYPGDQNWWSGSVAGGQLNWSLVGNTAGFGDVTHNPFWTGDFTGGGRTEIMFHYPGDQNWWLGTITNGQLNWSLVGNTAGFGDVTHNPFWTGRFTGDSRTNLLFHYPGDQNWWLGTMTNGRLTWAFVGNTAGFGDVTGNPFWTGDFTGDGRTDLVFHHPGDRNWWLGTLQQVPGENARCQALRSEIAGHHATIRALQQARNALDPRLDREEIKEINRQITGLRQTITTKQSEMATLACPATPNPGGVQLVWSLVGNTAGFGSFADGRPVWAGDFTGDGRADLLFHYRGDLNWWRGSVTGGTINWTLAANW from the coding sequence ATGACCGACACCGGGAACCAGCCAGAGGACGCTTCCGCGAACCAGCCGGAACGCGCCTCCGAGACCCAGCCGGAGAACGCTTCCACGAACCAGTTGGAGAACTCCCGCGAGAGGTCGCCGGAACACGGCGCCGAGGAACAGGCCGGTGGCACCGTCGTCAGGACGGCACTCATCACCGGCGAAACTTTCGGGATACGTGCCGTCCAGTACACGGTGGTCGACGGTCAGGGCATCGTCGAGGGCGACATCATTCTCGGCCGCGACGAGGACCTGCAACGGCGGACCGCCGAGCTGCGGGAAGCGGCGGCGGAGGGCGCCGTCGGCGTCGGGGACGGCATCCTGCCCGGTAGCACCGTCGACCTGACCAAGCGCGGCGCTGTGCAGCCGGCCGAGATCGTGGTCCCCTCGCAGGGCAAGCGGTGGCCCGGCGGCGTCGTACCGTTCCTCCTGGACGACTCCCTGACACCCGCCGCGCGCACCGCCATTCAGCAGGCCATCGACCACTGGCACGACAGGACTCGCCTCGCCCTGCGTCCGCGCACCGACACCGATGCGGCCTGGGTGAACTTCCGCGACGCCGCGGGGTGTGCGTCCTCGATCGGACGTCAGGGCGGCGGACAGGACGTCAAGATCGGCGCGGGCTGCGGTACGGGCGGCACGATCCATGAGGTCGGACACGCGGTGGGCCTCTGGCACGAGCAGAGCCGCGAGGACCGCGACCTGTTCATCAGCGTCATCTGGCAGAACATCGAGTCGGACCAGACGCACAACTTCGAGCAGCACATCTCCGACGGCGACGACGTCGGTCCGTACGACTACGGCTCGATCATGCATTACGGGCCGCGTGCCTTCGGCATCGTCAACCCGGCGACGGGGCTCCGGAAGACGACCATCGTGGCCGAACAGAACCTGCCGCCCGGCGTCAGCATGGGCCAACGCGACGGCCTGAGCGTCGGCGACAGGGGTGCGGTCGCCACGATGTACGCCGGGGTCTACCCCGCGACACGCAACGTCTGGCCGGGGCGTTTCCAGGGGCAGGCGAGCACCGACCTCCTGTACTACTCACCGGCGCGCCGGCACTGGTTCCTGGGACGCACCACGGCGGGGACGCTGGACTTCATCGATGTCGGCGATACCAGCGGGTTCGGGGACTCCATGGACGGTCGCCCGTTCTGGACGGGAGATTTCACCGGCGGCGGGCGCACCGAGATCATGTTCCACTACCCCGGCGACCAGAACTGGTGGCTCGGCACGATCACCAACGGCCAATTGAACTGGTCCCTGGTCGGCAACACGGCCGGATTCGGAGACGTCACCCGCAACCCGTTCTGGACAGGGGACTTCCTCGGGAACGGGCGTACGCACTTGCTCTTCCACTACCCCGGTGATCAGAACTGGTGGTCGGGGTCGGTGGCAGGCGGCCAGCTGAACTGGTCACTCGTGGGTAACACAGCCGGTTTTGGAGACGTCACCCACAACCCGTTCTGGACGGGTGACTTCACCGGCGGCGGGCGCACCGAGATCATGTTCCACTACCCCGGCGACCAGAACTGGTGGCTCGGCACGATCACCAACGGCCAATTGAACTGGTCCCTGGTCGGCAACACGGCCGGATTCGGAGACGTCACCCACAACCCGTTCTGGACAGGGCGCTTCACCGGAGACAGCCGCACCAACCTCCTCTTCCATTACCCCGGCGACCAGAACTGGTGGCTCGGCACGATGACCAACGGCCGGCTCACGTGGGCGTTCGTGGGCAACACGGCCGGCTTCGGCGACGTCACCGGAAACCCGTTCTGGACGGGTGACTTCACGGGCGACGGACGCACCGACCTCGTCTTCCACCACCCGGGCGACCGGAACTGGTGGCTCGGCACCCTCCAACAGGTCCCCGGCGAGAACGCGCGGTGCCAAGCGCTCCGTTCCGAGATCGCCGGACACCACGCCACGATCCGCGCCCTCCAGCAGGCCAGGAACGCTCTCGACCCGAGGCTCGACCGGGAGGAGATCAAAGAGATCAACAGGCAGATCACCGGGCTCCGCCAGACCATCACCACGAAGCAGTCCGAAATGGCCACCCTGGCCTGCCCGGCCACGCCCAACCCGGGCGGCGTGCAGTTGGTCTGGTCGCTGGTGGGCAACACGGCCGGCTTCGGCAGCTTCGCCGACGGCCGCCCCGTGTGGGCAGGGGACTTCACCGGGGACGGCCGGGCGGACCTGCTGTTCCACTATCGCGGTGACCTCAACTGGTGGCGCGGCAGCGTGACCGGCGGGACCATCAACTGGACGCTTGCCGCCAACTGGTGA
- a CDS encoding helix-turn-helix domain-containing protein: MVAAEQTPDGHAIVVDLDRLLTERGMTLTELADRVGVTIANLSILKNGRAKAIRFTTLTRICQVLDCQPGDLLSHQPLHGRR; the protein is encoded by the coding sequence ATGGTTGCTGCCGAGCAGACACCGGACGGCCACGCGATCGTAGTGGACCTTGATCGCCTCCTCACGGAGCGAGGGATGACTCTCACCGAGCTGGCGGACCGCGTCGGTGTGACCATCGCAAACCTCTCCATTCTCAAAAACGGCCGGGCCAAAGCCATCCGCTTCACCACGCTCACCCGGATCTGCCAGGTACTGGACTGCCAGCCGGGCGATCTGCTCAGCCACCAGCCACTCCATGGCCGACGCTGA
- a CDS encoding NAD(P)/FAD-dependent oxidoreductase: MNVRVGDSGGGGRAVVLGAGMAGVLTAGVLAGRMDEVVLVDRDRMPETAGPRRGLPQARHAHLVMSGGASVIDTLLPGTVDAWVAAGARKLGVTDDMVLLGARGWFPRRPDTKFLISCTRDLLDAVVRERVLALPQVALREGAEAVELLGDRRRVAGAAVRDIDSGAVENLDADLVVDASGRGSQASRHLARLGLPAVREEVVDAGQVYATRLFRAPPGAEDFPLVSIQADPRAGSPGCGATLLPVEGGRWLVTIAGTRGGEPTRDAADFEPFARSLRDPLLADLISRAEPLTDVHLTRSTVNRRRRFDRLPAAPDGFIALGDATATFNPVYGQGLSVAAHSVAGLDRALGERPAHQEGFARHVQRSVARATSGPWDLATGEDLNYPGTTGRRLPPAARLLRGYTQRMMRTATGNTVVLRALTDLMTLSAPLTCLARPQVLLGVVRGPGRDAQTGPSITPEELAVCGLSSTRR, encoded by the coding sequence ATGAACGTACGAGTCGGGGACTCCGGCGGAGGCGGACGCGCGGTCGTCCTGGGCGCGGGCATGGCGGGGGTGCTGACCGCCGGAGTCCTTGCGGGGCGGATGGACGAGGTGGTGCTCGTCGACCGGGACCGCATGCCGGAGACGGCCGGACCGCGCCGGGGGCTGCCGCAGGCCCGCCACGCGCACCTGGTGATGTCGGGCGGCGCGAGCGTCATCGACACCCTGCTGCCGGGAACCGTCGACGCCTGGGTGGCCGCGGGGGCGCGGAAGCTGGGGGTGACGGACGACATGGTCCTCCTGGGGGCCCGGGGCTGGTTCCCGCGCAGGCCCGACACCAAGTTCCTCATCTCGTGCACCCGGGACCTCCTCGACGCGGTGGTGCGCGAACGCGTCCTGGCCCTGCCGCAGGTGGCCCTGCGGGAAGGTGCCGAAGCCGTCGAGCTCCTCGGCGACCGGCGCCGGGTCGCCGGAGCGGCCGTACGGGACATCGACAGCGGCGCCGTCGAGAACCTGGACGCCGACCTCGTGGTCGACGCCTCGGGCCGGGGCTCGCAGGCCTCCCGGCACCTCGCCCGGCTCGGACTGCCCGCCGTACGGGAAGAGGTCGTGGACGCCGGGCAGGTCTACGCCACCCGGCTCTTCCGCGCGCCGCCCGGCGCGGAGGACTTCCCGCTCGTCAGCATCCAGGCCGACCCGCGCGCCGGAAGCCCCGGCTGCGGCGCCACCCTGCTGCCGGTCGAGGGCGGCCGCTGGCTGGTCACCATCGCGGGCACCCGAGGCGGCGAACCCACCAGAGACGCAGCCGACTTCGAGCCGTTCGCCCGCAGCCTGCGCGACCCGCTCCTGGCCGACCTGATCTCACGCGCCGAGCCGCTGACCGACGTCCACCTCACCCGCAGCACCGTCAACCGGCGCCGCCGCTTCGACCGGCTGCCCGCCGCGCCGGACGGGTTCATCGCCCTGGGCGACGCGACCGCCACCTTCAACCCCGTCTACGGCCAGGGCCTGTCGGTGGCCGCCCACAGCGTGGCCGGGCTGGACCGGGCCCTCGGCGAACGCCCGGCCCACCAGGAGGGATTCGCCCGCCACGTCCAGCGGTCCGTGGCCCGCGCGACGTCCGGCCCCTGGGACCTGGCGACCGGCGAGGACCTCAACTACCCCGGAACCACAGGACGCCGACTCCCGCCCGCCGCAAGGCTGTTGCGCGGATACACCCAGCGGATGATGCGAACCGCCACCGGCAACACCGTGGTCCTGCGCGCACTGACCGACCTCATGACCCTGTCCGCACCCCTGACCTGCCTCGCCAGACCACAGGTGCTGCTCGGCGTCGTCCGCGGCCCGGGCCGCGACGCCCAGACGGGCCCGTCCATCACCCCCGAGGAACTCGCGGTGTGCGGCCTCAGCAGCACGCGCCGCTGA
- a CDS encoding antitoxin — protein sequence MSVMDKLKQMLKGHEDKAGQGIDKAGDFVDDRTQGKYSSQVDTGQDKLKEQFGTDRSQQDPPQS from the coding sequence ATGTCGGTCATGGACAAGCTCAAGCAGATGCTCAAGGGGCACGAGGACAAGGCCGGGCAGGGAATCGACAAGGCAGGCGACTTCGTCGACGACAGGACCCAGGGCAAGTACTCCAGCCAGGTCGACACCGGCCAGGACAAGCTCAAGGAGCAGTTCGGCACGGACAGGTCCCAGCAGGACCCGCCGCAGAGCTAG
- a CDS encoding NPP1 family protein, translating to MKLKLQSESKPKSTRAIRRASLSLGGAIALVVAFAGSAVAAPPQALPANADSTEQTFQPAYDYDGDGCYPTPAIGPDGTVNGGLKPSGAVNGQCRDASDLANTNGYARGKCNNGWCAVMYGLYFEKDQAVAGSGLGGHRHDWEHVVVWVKDGRAEYVATSAHGKFRIHSRDQIRWDGTHPKVVYHKDGIGTHCFRAATAGDEPPENHRGTWQFPALVGWNGYPAGLREKLSAHDFGSADFGLKDASFPSHLAAALPPGVPFDVDG from the coding sequence TTGAAGCTGAAGTTGCAGTCGGAGTCAAAGCCGAAGTCGACCAGAGCGATCCGCCGTGCCTCCCTCTCCCTCGGTGGCGCCATCGCCCTGGTCGTCGCCTTCGCGGGCTCGGCTGTCGCCGCTCCCCCGCAGGCCCTCCCCGCGAACGCCGACAGCACCGAGCAGACATTCCAGCCCGCGTACGACTACGACGGCGACGGCTGCTACCCGACGCCCGCCATCGGCCCCGACGGAACCGTGAACGGCGGCCTCAAGCCGAGCGGCGCCGTCAACGGGCAGTGCCGCGACGCGAGCGACCTCGCCAACACCAACGGCTATGCCCGCGGCAAGTGCAACAACGGCTGGTGCGCCGTCATGTACGGCCTCTACTTCGAGAAGGACCAGGCCGTGGCAGGCAGCGGCCTCGGTGGCCACCGGCACGACTGGGAGCACGTCGTGGTGTGGGTGAAGGACGGCCGCGCCGAGTACGTCGCCACCTCGGCCCACGGCAAGTTCCGCATCCACTCGCGCGACCAGATCCGCTGGGACGGCACCCACCCGAAGGTCGTCTACCACAAGGACGGCATCGGGACCCACTGCTTCCGCGCCGCGACCGCGGGCGACGAACCGCCCGAGAACCACCGCGGCACCTGGCAGTTCCCGGCCCTCGTCGGCTGGAACGGCTATCCGGCGGGGCTCCGGGAGAAGCTGAGCGCCCACGACTTCGGCAGCGCCGACTTCGGGCTGAAGGACGCGAGCTTTCCCTCCCACCTGGCCGCGGCGCTGCCGCCCGGTGTGCCGTTCGACGTCGACGGCTGA
- a CDS encoding alpha/beta fold hydrolase has translation MTDLGFYARRYGPPPREGRPTHVLVHGLGLSGRYFVPLARRLAASGATAVVPDLPGNGRSRSAVRRAPDVGRLADALARGLDRALPPGPNVLVANSVGCQVVAALAARRPHLVSHLVLVGPALDPSASGLRQFGRLVADAPREPLGLLAVAGVDYLVTGPLRCAASFRHALRDAASAFESNLSRVRAPTLVVRGAGDTIASAAWTRRVADLVADGHARDLPGAAHAAHFGAPDALAALIEKFTAGERG, from the coding sequence ATGACTGACCTCGGCTTCTACGCCCGCAGGTACGGGCCCCCACCGCGCGAGGGCCGCCCGACCCACGTGCTCGTGCACGGACTCGGGCTCTCGGGCCGCTACTTCGTGCCGCTCGCGCGTCGGCTGGCCGCGAGCGGCGCCACCGCCGTCGTGCCCGACCTGCCGGGCAACGGGCGCTCACGGTCCGCCGTACGCCGTGCGCCTGACGTAGGACGGCTCGCGGATGCCCTGGCACGCGGCCTGGACCGCGCGCTCCCGCCGGGGCCCAACGTCCTGGTGGCCAACTCCGTCGGCTGCCAGGTCGTCGCGGCCCTGGCCGCCCGCCGCCCCCACCTGGTGAGCCACCTCGTGCTGGTCGGCCCCGCCCTCGACCCGAGCGCCTCCGGCCTGCGTCAGTTCGGAAGGCTCGTCGCCGACGCACCCAGGGAGCCCCTCGGCCTGCTCGCGGTGGCCGGGGTCGACTACCTGGTCACCGGCCCCCTGCGCTGCGCCGCCTCCTTCCGCCACGCGCTGCGGGACGCGGCTTCGGCATTCGAGTCGAACCTGTCCCGGGTCCGCGCGCCCACCCTCGTCGTACGGGGAGCGGGTGACACCATCGCCTCCGCCGCGTGGACGCGGCGCGTGGCGGACCTCGTCGCCGACGGACACGCACGGGATCTCCCCGGCGCCGCCCACGCGGCGCATTTCGGCGCGCCGGACGCCCTCGCCGCGCTGATCGAGAAGTTCACGGCGGGAGAACGCGGATGA
- a CDS encoding endonuclease/exonuclease/phosphatase family protein, producing the protein MSGSLLRVIRCRHIISCVHTAVTAGHAGRRRIEEAKVFRKGTRLLAATLFAAFMLLVGPSAPSGALFVRSLPVDAVGEVVPNRVMTWNICNPCDVSDIDRAADIATYAPQVIGLQEACARDVERIRNYLRSFYGLEYHVRYGTVLQDWGRCGGVPWNPGGFGQAILSAAPMTDPVTVEYPDGGSEDRGYMAVTTTVGGRSVRVFNTHLAQRQQETFRAAQVGVLAKAVARYDRAIVLGDFNAVPDAPELGRLWELAEDTDSECHPEPTGPCEPTTDWHSKFDYVFLRGFAAREHRVQPTPYSDHHMLHTDVEPK; encoded by the coding sequence ATGTCAGGGTCCCTCCTTCGTGTGATCCGATGCCGTCACATAATCTCGTGCGTGCACACGGCAGTGACTGCGGGGCATGCGGGGCGACGTCGGATAGAGGAGGCGAAGGTGTTCCGTAAGGGCACGCGGTTGCTGGCGGCCACGCTGTTCGCGGCCTTCATGCTGCTCGTCGGCCCCAGCGCCCCGAGCGGCGCGCTCTTCGTCAGGTCGCTGCCCGTGGACGCCGTCGGCGAGGTCGTGCCGAACCGGGTCATGACGTGGAACATCTGCAATCCCTGCGACGTGAGCGACATCGACCGGGCGGCGGACATCGCCACGTACGCGCCCCAGGTCATCGGTCTGCAAGAGGCGTGCGCACGGGACGTGGAGCGGATCCGGAACTACCTGCGGAGCTTCTACGGGCTGGAGTACCACGTCCGGTACGGGACGGTCCTCCAGGACTGGGGCCGTTGCGGGGGAGTGCCGTGGAACCCGGGCGGCTTCGGCCAGGCGATCCTCTCGGCCGCGCCGATGACGGACCCGGTCACCGTGGAGTATCCGGACGGCGGTTCCGAGGACCGTGGTTACATGGCCGTCACCACCACCGTGGGCGGCCGGTCCGTCCGCGTCTTCAACACGCACCTCGCCCAGCGGCAGCAGGAGACGTTTCGGGCGGCCCAGGTCGGCGTACTGGCCAAGGCGGTCGCCCGTTACGACCGTGCGATCGTGCTCGGCGACTTCAACGCGGTGCCGGACGCCCCCGAACTCGGCCGTCTCTGGGAGTTGGCCGAGGACACGGACTCCGAGTGCCACCCCGAGCCCACGGGGCCCTGCGAACCGACGACCGACTGGCACAGCAAGTTCGACTACGTCTTCCTCCGTGGCTTCGCGGCGCGCGAGCACCGCGTACAGCCCACGCCCTACTCGGACCACCACATGCTGCACACCGACGTCGAGCCGAAGTAG
- a CDS encoding sugar O-acetyltransferase: MSGDRLMRIHSPEFKDMSERVLHATRLTSRLNVLPFEDDEGKAALFEQILGRPLPPKVTIYPPFYTDHGLNLDLADRVFINQNCTFLDYAGIRIGERVMIAPKVTFITVGHPVDPQERRSWLTGGPIDVAENVWIGAGATILPGVSIGRDAVIAAGAVVADDVPPASLVTGSKATVNRQW, from the coding sequence ATGTCCGGCGATCGGCTCATGCGCATCCACAGCCCCGAGTTCAAGGACATGTCCGAGCGGGTGCTGCACGCCACCCGACTCACGTCCCGCCTGAACGTCCTGCCCTTCGAGGACGACGAGGGCAAGGCGGCCCTGTTCGAGCAGATCCTGGGCAGGCCACTGCCCCCGAAGGTCACGATCTACCCGCCCTTCTACACGGACCACGGCCTCAACCTGGACCTGGCGGACCGCGTGTTCATCAACCAGAACTGCACGTTCCTGGATTACGCCGGTATCCGGATCGGCGAGCGCGTGATGATCGCCCCCAAGGTCACGTTCATCACCGTCGGCCACCCGGTTGACCCCCAGGAGCGCCGGAGCTGGCTCACCGGCGGGCCCATCGACGTGGCGGAGAACGTGTGGATCGGCGCCGGTGCCACGATCCTTCCCGGTGTCAGCATCGGCCGCGACGCGGTGATCGCCGCGGGGGCGGTGGTGGCCGACGACGTGCCACCGGCCAGCCTGGTGACCGGAAGCAAGGCGACCGTGAACCGTCAGTGGTGA
- a CDS encoding helix-turn-helix domain-containing protein — MGTRAGAGAGAESLAELLRELKERSGLSYGVLARRLHLSTSAVHRYCSGDSVPPVYVTVERFARLCGASPRELVETHRLWVLADADRGPRSERSDALGGPGVPGVPEAVPAVVAIPPSPTDPSPPAPSPSSPFPYVRRPFLFPYVRRRTLVLAGVAAAVFGLGAATLVVHDSGDGERQTQQHVPGPTAPPLRGTSSPSVSDRPGRGADTDRPDTGTSSRADGKGKDGEGKDGKDRKGRQDGPSASPHEKSDRDRSTTGPSHGSGKGTGPDGGRSKAPVTPLTTRVRPFLYDGCVHDFLVNRAPGAVPEPPAEQDVPAWVGELGAVSARRQYIEVTVQGTGKDPVVLDSMDVRVRSSNPPLAWNNFAIPTRCDDQIYAKSFTVDLDEAVPRATPVTGQPDFPYEVSESDPQVFLVTAGTALHDVRWHMDLKWSSGKRHGVLRIDDQGKPFRTSGYTGRPTYTWLGSDGWGTEPP; from the coding sequence ATGGGGACGAGGGCAGGGGCGGGGGCGGGGGCGGAATCGCTCGCGGAGTTACTCCGGGAGCTCAAGGAACGGTCCGGCCTCAGTTACGGGGTGCTGGCGCGGCGGCTCCACTTGAGTACGTCGGCGGTACACCGGTACTGCAGCGGAGACTCGGTGCCGCCCGTGTACGTGACGGTGGAGCGGTTCGCGCGGCTCTGCGGGGCGTCGCCGCGCGAGTTGGTGGAGACCCACCGGCTGTGGGTGCTGGCGGATGCGGACCGGGGGCCGAGGTCGGAGCGGTCCGACGCGCTCGGCGGTCCCGGCGTTCCCGGTGTGCCGGAGGCGGTGCCTGCGGTGGTGGCGATCCCCCCGTCCCCGACGGACCCGTCCCCACCAGCCCCGTCTCCCTCGTCCCCGTTCCCGTACGTGCGGCGCCCGTTCCTGTTCCCGTACGTGCGACGGCGAACCCTCGTCCTCGCGGGCGTCGCAGCCGCGGTCTTCGGCCTCGGGGCCGCCACGCTCGTCGTGCACGACAGCGGTGACGGCGAACGGCAGACGCAGCAGCACGTCCCCGGCCCCACCGCTCCGCCACTCCGGGGCACCTCAAGCCCCTCCGTCTCCGACCGGCCCGGCCGGGGCGCCGACACCGACCGTCCCGATACCGGGACTTCCTCCCGTGCAGACGGAAAGGGCAAGGACGGCGAAGGCAAGGACGGCAAAGACCGCAAGGGCAGACAGGACGGTCCGTCCGCATCCCCGCACGAGAAGAGTGACCGCGACCGGTCGACGACCGGCCCTTCCCATGGCAGCGGCAAGGGCACCGGCCCCGACGGCGGACGCAGCAAGGCCCCCGTCACGCCGCTGACGACGCGCGTCAGGCCGTTCCTCTACGACGGCTGCGTACACGACTTCCTGGTGAACAGGGCACCGGGCGCGGTGCCGGAGCCACCGGCGGAGCAGGACGTGCCCGCCTGGGTGGGGGAACTCGGCGCGGTCTCGGCCCGTCGCCAGTACATCGAAGTCACCGTGCAGGGCACCGGGAAGGACCCGGTCGTCCTGGACTCCATGGACGTCCGCGTGCGGAGCAGCAACCCGCCACTCGCCTGGAACAACTTCGCGATACCGACGCGCTGCGACGACCAGATCTACGCCAAGTCCTTCACCGTCGACCTCGACGAAGCGGTGCCGCGCGCCACGCCCGTGACGGGACAGCCCGACTTCCCGTACGAGGTCAGCGAGAGCGACCCGCAGGTCTTCCTCGTCACGGCGGGCACCGCACTTCATGACGTGCGGTGGCACATGGACCTGAAGTGGTCCAGCGGCAAGCGGCACGGCGTGCTGCGCATCGACGACCAGGGCAAACCGTTCCGCACCAGCGGGTACACGGGGCGCCCCACGTACACCTGGCTGGGTTCCGACGGGTGGGGAACGGAACCACCCTGA